The Panicum virgatum strain AP13 chromosome 5K, P.virgatum_v5, whole genome shotgun sequence genome has a window encoding:
- the LOC120708769 gene encoding uncharacterized protein LOC120708769 translates to MARIGARRGGPPLTWNSRGQAKMREALGIAFAAALASLFVVLLGLILFRHWWLRRGAVPASNRGGFVLFDVCLPDDRHLPRAARTPSVERSRWRERGDSGGEAAAAADEAAGPGEGEIARWKKIFGGPARCLSTIDEGTEKGGTTAATTPAFCTPPASPDRREARARPLDMASVAAQLKA, encoded by the coding sequence ATGGCTCGCATAGGCGCACGCCGTGGGGGGCCTCCGCTTACTTGGAACAGTCGCGGGCAGGCTAAGATGAGGGAGGCGCTCGGCATCGCGTTCGCGGCCGCCCTGGCGTCCCTGTTCGTCGTCCTGCTCGGCCTCATCCTGTTCCGGCACTGGTGGCTgcgccgcggcgccgtcccCGCGTCCAACCGCGGCGGCTTCGTCCTGTTCGACGTCTGCCTCCCCGACGACAGGCATCTGCCACGCGCCGCGAGGACGCCGTCCGTGGAGCGGAGCCGGTGGCGGGAGCGCGgggacagcggcggcgaggccgccgcggcggcggacgaggcGGCGGGGCCCGGCGAGGGCGAGATCGCGCGGTGGAAGAAGATCTTCGGGGGCCCCGCGAGGTGCCTGTCCACGATAGACGAGGGGACGGAGAAGGGCGGCACGACGGCGGCCACGACGCCCGCGTTttgcacgccgccggcgtcgcccgaCCGCCGGGAGGCCCGCGCCCGGCCTCTCGACATGGCTTCCGTCGCGGCGCAACTTAAGGCTTAA